The Syngnathus typhle isolate RoL2023-S1 ecotype Sweden linkage group LG16, RoL_Styp_1.0, whole genome shotgun sequence genome includes a region encoding these proteins:
- the pacs2 gene encoding phosphofurin acidic cluster sorting protein 2 isoform X3 produces MAERSSRLSFPGSGALNRPMPMNLFATWEIDGSSPNCIPRLCSLTLKKLVVLRELDKELISVVIAVKIQGSKRILRSHEIVLPPSGSVETDLALTFSLQYPHFLKREGNKLQILLQRRKRYKNRTILGYKTLAVGSIDMAEVMQHPTEGGQVLPLCSHQKELLGKVAEIWIFSLSSQPIDHEDGSLQAGHKIKCSDNYSEEEYESFSSEQEASDDAAQAQDLEDDDYDVRKPKKQRRSIVRTASMTRQQNFKQRVVALLKRFRVSDEVLDSEQDPAEVPPEVEEEDLDLDSIEFDNPSDSGPELDDDDSVLSTPKPKLKPYFEGMSLSSSQTEIGSIHSSRSHREPPSPMEPDKTKCVGEDNVSDNVSDEQPEAVTPTTELEMDNMDTFLDRLPPSGKMTKTESLIISSNRQEPKMAGRRGRSTSLKERQASRPQNERANSLDNERALDTRSHLQIPRKTVYDQLNHILVSDNQLPDSIILINTSDWQGQYLSDVLQNHHLPVVCTCTTADIQAAFNTIVSRIQRFCNCNSQTPVPIKVAVAGAQHYLSAVLRLFVDHLTHKTPDWLGYMRFLIIPLGAHPVSKYLGAMDYRYNALFQDAAWKDLFHKPEAPVVVQESPDVVSRVTQYMLGANGAHQLPIAEAMLTYKQKRKKSFHFDFSVSPDEDSCQKFIPFVGMVKVGIVEQTSATAGDSDDAAPAGSSLLLASPPQVPPTLKEVSPTPPSSPSVNTSFCLYSPGGQAELMGLQVDYWVADRKKDLEKRDSSSISAAKNTLKCNFRSLQVSRLPAGGAEPGTLPAMSMTVVTKEKNKKVMFLPKKSKDKEVESKSQVIDGISRLICTAKHQHNMLTVSIDGVEWNDVKFFQLAAQWSSHVKHFPIAVFGHAKGPY; encoded by the exons ATGGCGGAGAGAAGTAGCCGGCTGAGCTTCCCCGGCAGCGGGGCTCTCAACAGACCAATGCCGATGAATTTGTTCGCAACGTGGGAAATCGACGGCTCGTCTCCGAACTGCATCCCTCG GCTTTGCAGTCTGACTCTGAAAAAGCTGGTGGTGCTCAGAGAACTAGACAAGGAGCTCATCTCTGTGGTCATCGCCGTCAAAATTCAA GGCTCCAAGCGCATCTTGAGGTCCCACGAGATCGTGCTGCCGCCCAGCGGGTCTGTGGAGACAGACCTGGCCCTCACCTTTTCCCTGCAG TACCCTCACTTCCTGAAGCGCGAGGGCAACAAGCTTCAAATTCTGCTGCAGAGACGCAAACGCTACAAGAACCGCACCATCCTGGGTTACAAGACGCTGGCTGTGGGCTCCATCGACATGGCCGAG GTGATGCAGCATCCGACGGAGGGGGGTCAGGTGCTACCTCTCTGCAGCCACCAGAAGGAGCTTCTAGGGAAGGTGGCTGAGATCTGGATCTTCTCGCTCTCCAGCCAGCCCATCGATCATGAGGACGGCAGCCTGCAGGCCGGACACAAGATCAAATGCTCCG ACAACTACTCAGAGGAGGAATACGAGAGTTTCTCCTCAGAGCAGGAGGCCAGCGACGATGCGGCTCAGGCTCAG GATCTGGAAGATGATGACTATGATGTGAGGAAACCGAAGAAGCAGAGAAGGTCCATCGTCAGAACGGCATCCATGACAAGa CAGCAAAACTTCAAGCAGCGAGTTGTCGCTCTCCTCAAGAGGTTCCGAGTGTCTGACGAG GTTCTGGACTCGGAGCAGGATCCAGCCGAGGTTCCTCctgaggtggaggaggaagatCTGGACCTGGATAGTATTGAATTCGACAACCCCAGCGATAGCGGACCTGAGCTGGATGATGATGACAGCGTCCTCAGCACACCCAAACCCAAACTCAA GCCGTACTTTGAGGGCATGTCCCTGTCCAGCTCGCAGACGGAAATCGGAAGCATCCACAGCAGCCGCAGCCACCGCGAGCCCCCCAGCCCG ATGGAGCCCGATAAAACCAAATGCGTTGGTGAGGACAACGTGTCTGACAATGTCTCCGAT GAGCAACCAGAGGCGGTGACGCCGACCACCGAGTTGGAGATGGACAACATGGACACGTTCTTGGACAGGCTTCCTCCGAGTGGCAAGATGACCAAGACGGAGTCGCTCATTATTTCGTCTAACAG ACAGGAGCCCAAGATGGCGGGCCGGCGAGGTCGCAGCACGTCGCTGAAGGAGCGCCAGGCCAGCAGGCCTCAAAACGAACGGGCCAACAGTTTGGACAACGAGCGGGCGCTGGACACTCGCAGCCATTTGCAA ATCCCCAGGAAGACGGTGTACGATCAGCTCAACCATATCCTGGTGTCGGACAACCAGCTTCCCGATAGCATCATCCTCATCAACACGTCCGATTGGCAGGGCCAG TACTTGTCGGACGTGCTCCAGAACCACCACCTGCCCGTGGTGTGTACCTGCACCACGGCCGACATCCaggcggcgttcaacaccatcgtgTCCCGCATACAGAGAtt CTGCAACTGTAACTCTCAGACGCCGGTCCCCATCAAGGTTGCGGTGGCCGGCGCTCAGCACTACCTCAGCGCCGTGCTCCGCCTCTTTGTGGACCACCTGACCCACAAGACCCCCGACTGGCTGGGCTACATGCGCTTCCTCATCATCCCGCTGG GTGCACACCCCGTGTCCAAGTATCTGGGCGCCATGGACTACCGATACAACGCTTTGTTCCAGGACGCCGCCTGGAAGGACCTCTTTCACAAACCTGAAGCTCCTGTCGTCG TCCAGGAAAGTCCAGACGTGGTTTCTCGGGTGACGCAGTACATGCTGGGCGCCAACGGAGCCCACCAGCTTCCCATCGCCGAAGCCATGCTCACGTACAAACAAAAAAG GAAAAAGAGCTTTCATTTCGATTTTTCCGTCAG CCCCGACGAGGACTCGTGTCAGAAATTCATCCCGTTTGTTGGC ATGGTTAAAGTGGGAATAGTTGAGCAAACATCAGCAACTGCAG GCGACTCGGATGACGCGGCGCCCGCCGGCTCCTCGCTCCTGCTCGCCTCCCCGCCTCAAGTGCCGCCGACGCTCAAAGAGGTGTCGCCCACCCCGCCCTCCTCGCCGTCCGTCAACACGAGTTTCTGCCTGTACAG CCCCGGGGGTCAGGCGGAGCTGATGGGTCTTCAGGTGGACTACTGGGTGGCGGACAGAAAGAAAGACTTGGAGAAGCGCGACTCCTCCTCAATCTCCGCCGCTAAGAATACGCTCAAGTGCAATTTCCGCTCGCTGCAGGTCAGCCGGCTGCCCGCGGGGGGCGCCGAGCCCGGCACCCTACCCGCCATGTCCATGACGGTGGTGACCAAGGAGAAGAACAAGAAAG TGATGTTCCTACCAAAGAAGAGCAAAGACAAGGAGGTGGAGTCCAAGAGTCAGGTGATCGACGGCATCAGTCGTCTCATCTGCACCGCCAAGCACCAGCACAACATGTTGACAG TGTCGATCGACGGCGTGGAGTGGAACGACGTCAAGTTTTTCCAGCTGGCGGCGCAgtggtcgtcacacgtcaaacaTTTCCCCATCGCCGTCTTCGGCCACGCCAAAGGCCCCTACTAA
- the pacs2 gene encoding phosphofurin acidic cluster sorting protein 2 isoform X1, whose amino-acid sequence MAERSSRLSFPGSGALNRPMPMNLFATWEIDGSSPNCIPRLCSLTLKKLVVLRELDKELISVVIAVKIQGSKRILRSHEIVLPPSGSVETDLALTFSLQYPHFLKREGNKLQILLQRRKRYKNRTILGYKTLAVGSIDMAEVMQHPTEGGQVLPLCSHQKELLGKVAEIWIFSLSSQPIDHEDGSLQAGHKIKCSDNYSEEEYESFSSEQEASDDAAQAQDLEDDDYDVRKPKKQRRSIVRTASMTRQQNFKQRVVALLKRFRVSDEVLDSEQDPAEVPPEVEEEDLDLDSIEFDNPSDSGPELDDDDSVLSTPKPKLKPYFEGMSLSSSQTEIGSIHSSRSHREPPSPMEPDKTKCVGEDNVSDNVSDEQPEAVTPTTELEMDNMDTFLDRLPPSGKMTKTESLIISSNRQEPKMAGRRGRSTSLKERQASRPQNERANSLDNERALDTRSHLQVSAHKMSTSETRLKRTFFVQIPRKTVYDQLNHILVSDNQLPDSIILINTSDWQGQYLSDVLQNHHLPVVCTCTTADIQAAFNTIVSRIQRFCNCNSQTPVPIKVAVAGAQHYLSAVLRLFVDHLTHKTPDWLGYMRFLIIPLGAHPVSKYLGAMDYRYNALFQDAAWKDLFHKPEAPVVVQESPDVVSRVTQYMLGANGAHQLPIAEAMLTYKQKRKKSFHFDFSVSPDEDSCQKFIPFVGMVKVGIVEQTSATAGDSDDAAPAGSSLLLASPPQVPPTLKEVSPTPPSSPSVNTSFCLYSPGGQAELMGLQVDYWVADRKKDLEKRDSSSISAAKNTLKCNFRSLQVSRLPAGGAEPGTLPAMSMTVVTKEKNKKVMFLPKKSKDKEVESKSQVIDGISRLICTAKHQHNMLTVSIDGVEWNDVKFFQLAAQWSSHVKHFPIAVFGHAKGPY is encoded by the exons ATGGCGGAGAGAAGTAGCCGGCTGAGCTTCCCCGGCAGCGGGGCTCTCAACAGACCAATGCCGATGAATTTGTTCGCAACGTGGGAAATCGACGGCTCGTCTCCGAACTGCATCCCTCG GCTTTGCAGTCTGACTCTGAAAAAGCTGGTGGTGCTCAGAGAACTAGACAAGGAGCTCATCTCTGTGGTCATCGCCGTCAAAATTCAA GGCTCCAAGCGCATCTTGAGGTCCCACGAGATCGTGCTGCCGCCCAGCGGGTCTGTGGAGACAGACCTGGCCCTCACCTTTTCCCTGCAG TACCCTCACTTCCTGAAGCGCGAGGGCAACAAGCTTCAAATTCTGCTGCAGAGACGCAAACGCTACAAGAACCGCACCATCCTGGGTTACAAGACGCTGGCTGTGGGCTCCATCGACATGGCCGAG GTGATGCAGCATCCGACGGAGGGGGGTCAGGTGCTACCTCTCTGCAGCCACCAGAAGGAGCTTCTAGGGAAGGTGGCTGAGATCTGGATCTTCTCGCTCTCCAGCCAGCCCATCGATCATGAGGACGGCAGCCTGCAGGCCGGACACAAGATCAAATGCTCCG ACAACTACTCAGAGGAGGAATACGAGAGTTTCTCCTCAGAGCAGGAGGCCAGCGACGATGCGGCTCAGGCTCAG GATCTGGAAGATGATGACTATGATGTGAGGAAACCGAAGAAGCAGAGAAGGTCCATCGTCAGAACGGCATCCATGACAAGa CAGCAAAACTTCAAGCAGCGAGTTGTCGCTCTCCTCAAGAGGTTCCGAGTGTCTGACGAG GTTCTGGACTCGGAGCAGGATCCAGCCGAGGTTCCTCctgaggtggaggaggaagatCTGGACCTGGATAGTATTGAATTCGACAACCCCAGCGATAGCGGACCTGAGCTGGATGATGATGACAGCGTCCTCAGCACACCCAAACCCAAACTCAA GCCGTACTTTGAGGGCATGTCCCTGTCCAGCTCGCAGACGGAAATCGGAAGCATCCACAGCAGCCGCAGCCACCGCGAGCCCCCCAGCCCG ATGGAGCCCGATAAAACCAAATGCGTTGGTGAGGACAACGTGTCTGACAATGTCTCCGAT GAGCAACCAGAGGCGGTGACGCCGACCACCGAGTTGGAGATGGACAACATGGACACGTTCTTGGACAGGCTTCCTCCGAGTGGCAAGATGACCAAGACGGAGTCGCTCATTATTTCGTCTAACAG ACAGGAGCCCAAGATGGCGGGCCGGCGAGGTCGCAGCACGTCGCTGAAGGAGCGCCAGGCCAGCAGGCCTCAAAACGAACGGGCCAACAGTTTGGACAACGAGCGGGCGCTGGACACTCGCAGCCATTTGCAAGTAAGCGCACACAAAATGAGCACGTCGGAAACGCGCCTAAAGCGAACCTTCTTCGTGCAGATCCCCAGGAAGACGGTGTACGATCAGCTCAACCATATCCTGGTGTCGGACAACCAGCTTCCCGATAGCATCATCCTCATCAACACGTCCGATTGGCAGGGCCAG TACTTGTCGGACGTGCTCCAGAACCACCACCTGCCCGTGGTGTGTACCTGCACCACGGCCGACATCCaggcggcgttcaacaccatcgtgTCCCGCATACAGAGAtt CTGCAACTGTAACTCTCAGACGCCGGTCCCCATCAAGGTTGCGGTGGCCGGCGCTCAGCACTACCTCAGCGCCGTGCTCCGCCTCTTTGTGGACCACCTGACCCACAAGACCCCCGACTGGCTGGGCTACATGCGCTTCCTCATCATCCCGCTGG GTGCACACCCCGTGTCCAAGTATCTGGGCGCCATGGACTACCGATACAACGCTTTGTTCCAGGACGCCGCCTGGAAGGACCTCTTTCACAAACCTGAAGCTCCTGTCGTCG TCCAGGAAAGTCCAGACGTGGTTTCTCGGGTGACGCAGTACATGCTGGGCGCCAACGGAGCCCACCAGCTTCCCATCGCCGAAGCCATGCTCACGTACAAACAAAAAAG GAAAAAGAGCTTTCATTTCGATTTTTCCGTCAG CCCCGACGAGGACTCGTGTCAGAAATTCATCCCGTTTGTTGGC ATGGTTAAAGTGGGAATAGTTGAGCAAACATCAGCAACTGCAG GCGACTCGGATGACGCGGCGCCCGCCGGCTCCTCGCTCCTGCTCGCCTCCCCGCCTCAAGTGCCGCCGACGCTCAAAGAGGTGTCGCCCACCCCGCCCTCCTCGCCGTCCGTCAACACGAGTTTCTGCCTGTACAG CCCCGGGGGTCAGGCGGAGCTGATGGGTCTTCAGGTGGACTACTGGGTGGCGGACAGAAAGAAAGACTTGGAGAAGCGCGACTCCTCCTCAATCTCCGCCGCTAAGAATACGCTCAAGTGCAATTTCCGCTCGCTGCAGGTCAGCCGGCTGCCCGCGGGGGGCGCCGAGCCCGGCACCCTACCCGCCATGTCCATGACGGTGGTGACCAAGGAGAAGAACAAGAAAG TGATGTTCCTACCAAAGAAGAGCAAAGACAAGGAGGTGGAGTCCAAGAGTCAGGTGATCGACGGCATCAGTCGTCTCATCTGCACCGCCAAGCACCAGCACAACATGTTGACAG TGTCGATCGACGGCGTGGAGTGGAACGACGTCAAGTTTTTCCAGCTGGCGGCGCAgtggtcgtcacacgtcaaacaTTTCCCCATCGCCGTCTTCGGCCACGCCAAAGGCCCCTACTAA
- the pacs2 gene encoding phosphofurin acidic cluster sorting protein 2 isoform X2, with the protein MAERSSRLSFPGSGALNRPMPMNLFATWEIDGSSPNCIPRLCSLTLKKLVVLRELDKELISVVIAVKIQGSKRILRSHEIVLPPSGSVETDLALTFSLQYPHFLKREGNKLQILLQRRKRYKNRTILGYKTLAVGSIDMAEVMQHPTEGGQVLPLCSHQKELLGKVAEIWIFSLSSQPIDHEDGSLQAGHKIKCSDNYSEEEYESFSSEQEASDDAAQAQDLEDDDYDVRKPKKQRRSIVRTASMTRQNFKQRVVALLKRFRVSDEVLDSEQDPAEVPPEVEEEDLDLDSIEFDNPSDSGPELDDDDSVLSTPKPKLKPYFEGMSLSSSQTEIGSIHSSRSHREPPSPMEPDKTKCVGEDNVSDNVSDEQPEAVTPTTELEMDNMDTFLDRLPPSGKMTKTESLIISSNRQEPKMAGRRGRSTSLKERQASRPQNERANSLDNERALDTRSHLQVSAHKMSTSETRLKRTFFVQIPRKTVYDQLNHILVSDNQLPDSIILINTSDWQGQYLSDVLQNHHLPVVCTCTTADIQAAFNTIVSRIQRFCNCNSQTPVPIKVAVAGAQHYLSAVLRLFVDHLTHKTPDWLGYMRFLIIPLGAHPVSKYLGAMDYRYNALFQDAAWKDLFHKPEAPVVVQESPDVVSRVTQYMLGANGAHQLPIAEAMLTYKQKRKKSFHFDFSVSPDEDSCQKFIPFVGMVKVGIVEQTSATAGDSDDAAPAGSSLLLASPPQVPPTLKEVSPTPPSSPSVNTSFCLYSPGGQAELMGLQVDYWVADRKKDLEKRDSSSISAAKNTLKCNFRSLQVSRLPAGGAEPGTLPAMSMTVVTKEKNKKVMFLPKKSKDKEVESKSQVIDGISRLICTAKHQHNMLTVSIDGVEWNDVKFFQLAAQWSSHVKHFPIAVFGHAKGPY; encoded by the exons ATGGCGGAGAGAAGTAGCCGGCTGAGCTTCCCCGGCAGCGGGGCTCTCAACAGACCAATGCCGATGAATTTGTTCGCAACGTGGGAAATCGACGGCTCGTCTCCGAACTGCATCCCTCG GCTTTGCAGTCTGACTCTGAAAAAGCTGGTGGTGCTCAGAGAACTAGACAAGGAGCTCATCTCTGTGGTCATCGCCGTCAAAATTCAA GGCTCCAAGCGCATCTTGAGGTCCCACGAGATCGTGCTGCCGCCCAGCGGGTCTGTGGAGACAGACCTGGCCCTCACCTTTTCCCTGCAG TACCCTCACTTCCTGAAGCGCGAGGGCAACAAGCTTCAAATTCTGCTGCAGAGACGCAAACGCTACAAGAACCGCACCATCCTGGGTTACAAGACGCTGGCTGTGGGCTCCATCGACATGGCCGAG GTGATGCAGCATCCGACGGAGGGGGGTCAGGTGCTACCTCTCTGCAGCCACCAGAAGGAGCTTCTAGGGAAGGTGGCTGAGATCTGGATCTTCTCGCTCTCCAGCCAGCCCATCGATCATGAGGACGGCAGCCTGCAGGCCGGACACAAGATCAAATGCTCCG ACAACTACTCAGAGGAGGAATACGAGAGTTTCTCCTCAGAGCAGGAGGCCAGCGACGATGCGGCTCAGGCTCAG GATCTGGAAGATGATGACTATGATGTGAGGAAACCGAAGAAGCAGAGAAGGTCCATCGTCAGAACGGCATCCATGACAAGa CAAAACTTCAAGCAGCGAGTTGTCGCTCTCCTCAAGAGGTTCCGAGTGTCTGACGAG GTTCTGGACTCGGAGCAGGATCCAGCCGAGGTTCCTCctgaggtggaggaggaagatCTGGACCTGGATAGTATTGAATTCGACAACCCCAGCGATAGCGGACCTGAGCTGGATGATGATGACAGCGTCCTCAGCACACCCAAACCCAAACTCAA GCCGTACTTTGAGGGCATGTCCCTGTCCAGCTCGCAGACGGAAATCGGAAGCATCCACAGCAGCCGCAGCCACCGCGAGCCCCCCAGCCCG ATGGAGCCCGATAAAACCAAATGCGTTGGTGAGGACAACGTGTCTGACAATGTCTCCGAT GAGCAACCAGAGGCGGTGACGCCGACCACCGAGTTGGAGATGGACAACATGGACACGTTCTTGGACAGGCTTCCTCCGAGTGGCAAGATGACCAAGACGGAGTCGCTCATTATTTCGTCTAACAG ACAGGAGCCCAAGATGGCGGGCCGGCGAGGTCGCAGCACGTCGCTGAAGGAGCGCCAGGCCAGCAGGCCTCAAAACGAACGGGCCAACAGTTTGGACAACGAGCGGGCGCTGGACACTCGCAGCCATTTGCAAGTAAGCGCACACAAAATGAGCACGTCGGAAACGCGCCTAAAGCGAACCTTCTTCGTGCAGATCCCCAGGAAGACGGTGTACGATCAGCTCAACCATATCCTGGTGTCGGACAACCAGCTTCCCGATAGCATCATCCTCATCAACACGTCCGATTGGCAGGGCCAG TACTTGTCGGACGTGCTCCAGAACCACCACCTGCCCGTGGTGTGTACCTGCACCACGGCCGACATCCaggcggcgttcaacaccatcgtgTCCCGCATACAGAGAtt CTGCAACTGTAACTCTCAGACGCCGGTCCCCATCAAGGTTGCGGTGGCCGGCGCTCAGCACTACCTCAGCGCCGTGCTCCGCCTCTTTGTGGACCACCTGACCCACAAGACCCCCGACTGGCTGGGCTACATGCGCTTCCTCATCATCCCGCTGG GTGCACACCCCGTGTCCAAGTATCTGGGCGCCATGGACTACCGATACAACGCTTTGTTCCAGGACGCCGCCTGGAAGGACCTCTTTCACAAACCTGAAGCTCCTGTCGTCG TCCAGGAAAGTCCAGACGTGGTTTCTCGGGTGACGCAGTACATGCTGGGCGCCAACGGAGCCCACCAGCTTCCCATCGCCGAAGCCATGCTCACGTACAAACAAAAAAG GAAAAAGAGCTTTCATTTCGATTTTTCCGTCAG CCCCGACGAGGACTCGTGTCAGAAATTCATCCCGTTTGTTGGC ATGGTTAAAGTGGGAATAGTTGAGCAAACATCAGCAACTGCAG GCGACTCGGATGACGCGGCGCCCGCCGGCTCCTCGCTCCTGCTCGCCTCCCCGCCTCAAGTGCCGCCGACGCTCAAAGAGGTGTCGCCCACCCCGCCCTCCTCGCCGTCCGTCAACACGAGTTTCTGCCTGTACAG CCCCGGGGGTCAGGCGGAGCTGATGGGTCTTCAGGTGGACTACTGGGTGGCGGACAGAAAGAAAGACTTGGAGAAGCGCGACTCCTCCTCAATCTCCGCCGCTAAGAATACGCTCAAGTGCAATTTCCGCTCGCTGCAGGTCAGCCGGCTGCCCGCGGGGGGCGCCGAGCCCGGCACCCTACCCGCCATGTCCATGACGGTGGTGACCAAGGAGAAGAACAAGAAAG TGATGTTCCTACCAAAGAAGAGCAAAGACAAGGAGGTGGAGTCCAAGAGTCAGGTGATCGACGGCATCAGTCGTCTCATCTGCACCGCCAAGCACCAGCACAACATGTTGACAG TGTCGATCGACGGCGTGGAGTGGAACGACGTCAAGTTTTTCCAGCTGGCGGCGCAgtggtcgtcacacgtcaaacaTTTCCCCATCGCCGTCTTCGGCCACGCCAAAGGCCCCTACTAA
- the pacs2 gene encoding phosphofurin acidic cluster sorting protein 2 isoform X4, translated as MAERSSRLSFPGSGALNRPMPMNLFATWEIDGSSPNCIPRLCSLTLKKLVVLRELDKELISVVIAVKIQGSKRILRSHEIVLPPSGSVETDLALTFSLQYPHFLKREGNKLQILLQRRKRYKNRTILGYKTLAVGSIDMAEVMQHPTEGGQVLPLCSHQKELLGKVAEIWIFSLSSQPIDHEDGSLQAGHKIKCSDNYSEEEYESFSSEQEASDDAAQAQDLEDDDYDVRKPKKQRRSIVRTASMTRQQNFKQRVVALLKRFRVSDEVLDSEQDPAEVPPEVEEEDLDLDSIEFDNPSDSGPELDDDDSVLSTPKPKLKPYFEGMSLSSSQTEIGSIHSSRSHREPPSPMEPDKTKCVGEDNVSDNVSDEQPEAVTPTTELEMDNMDTFLDRLPPSGKMTKTESLIISSNRQEPKMAGRRGRSTSLKERQASRPQNERANSLDNERALDTRSHLQIPRKTVYDQLNHILVSDNQLPDSIILINTSDWQGQYLSDVLQNHHLPVVCTCTTADIQAAFNTIVSRIQRFCNCNSQTPVPIKVAVAGAQHYLSAVLRLFVDHLTHKTPDWLGYMRFLIIPLGAHPVSKYLGAMDYRYNALFQDAAWKDLFHKPEAPVVVQESPDVVSRVTQYMLGANGAHQLPIAEAMLTYKQKSPDEDSCQKFIPFVGMVKVGIVEQTSATAGDSDDAAPAGSSLLLASPPQVPPTLKEVSPTPPSSPSVNTSFCLYSPGGQAELMGLQVDYWVADRKKDLEKRDSSSISAAKNTLKCNFRSLQVSRLPAGGAEPGTLPAMSMTVVTKEKNKKVMFLPKKSKDKEVESKSQVIDGISRLICTAKHQHNMLTVSIDGVEWNDVKFFQLAAQWSSHVKHFPIAVFGHAKGPY; from the exons ATGGCGGAGAGAAGTAGCCGGCTGAGCTTCCCCGGCAGCGGGGCTCTCAACAGACCAATGCCGATGAATTTGTTCGCAACGTGGGAAATCGACGGCTCGTCTCCGAACTGCATCCCTCG GCTTTGCAGTCTGACTCTGAAAAAGCTGGTGGTGCTCAGAGAACTAGACAAGGAGCTCATCTCTGTGGTCATCGCCGTCAAAATTCAA GGCTCCAAGCGCATCTTGAGGTCCCACGAGATCGTGCTGCCGCCCAGCGGGTCTGTGGAGACAGACCTGGCCCTCACCTTTTCCCTGCAG TACCCTCACTTCCTGAAGCGCGAGGGCAACAAGCTTCAAATTCTGCTGCAGAGACGCAAACGCTACAAGAACCGCACCATCCTGGGTTACAAGACGCTGGCTGTGGGCTCCATCGACATGGCCGAG GTGATGCAGCATCCGACGGAGGGGGGTCAGGTGCTACCTCTCTGCAGCCACCAGAAGGAGCTTCTAGGGAAGGTGGCTGAGATCTGGATCTTCTCGCTCTCCAGCCAGCCCATCGATCATGAGGACGGCAGCCTGCAGGCCGGACACAAGATCAAATGCTCCG ACAACTACTCAGAGGAGGAATACGAGAGTTTCTCCTCAGAGCAGGAGGCCAGCGACGATGCGGCTCAGGCTCAG GATCTGGAAGATGATGACTATGATGTGAGGAAACCGAAGAAGCAGAGAAGGTCCATCGTCAGAACGGCATCCATGACAAGa CAGCAAAACTTCAAGCAGCGAGTTGTCGCTCTCCTCAAGAGGTTCCGAGTGTCTGACGAG GTTCTGGACTCGGAGCAGGATCCAGCCGAGGTTCCTCctgaggtggaggaggaagatCTGGACCTGGATAGTATTGAATTCGACAACCCCAGCGATAGCGGACCTGAGCTGGATGATGATGACAGCGTCCTCAGCACACCCAAACCCAAACTCAA GCCGTACTTTGAGGGCATGTCCCTGTCCAGCTCGCAGACGGAAATCGGAAGCATCCACAGCAGCCGCAGCCACCGCGAGCCCCCCAGCCCG ATGGAGCCCGATAAAACCAAATGCGTTGGTGAGGACAACGTGTCTGACAATGTCTCCGAT GAGCAACCAGAGGCGGTGACGCCGACCACCGAGTTGGAGATGGACAACATGGACACGTTCTTGGACAGGCTTCCTCCGAGTGGCAAGATGACCAAGACGGAGTCGCTCATTATTTCGTCTAACAG ACAGGAGCCCAAGATGGCGGGCCGGCGAGGTCGCAGCACGTCGCTGAAGGAGCGCCAGGCCAGCAGGCCTCAAAACGAACGGGCCAACAGTTTGGACAACGAGCGGGCGCTGGACACTCGCAGCCATTTGCAA ATCCCCAGGAAGACGGTGTACGATCAGCTCAACCATATCCTGGTGTCGGACAACCAGCTTCCCGATAGCATCATCCTCATCAACACGTCCGATTGGCAGGGCCAG TACTTGTCGGACGTGCTCCAGAACCACCACCTGCCCGTGGTGTGTACCTGCACCACGGCCGACATCCaggcggcgttcaacaccatcgtgTCCCGCATACAGAGAtt CTGCAACTGTAACTCTCAGACGCCGGTCCCCATCAAGGTTGCGGTGGCCGGCGCTCAGCACTACCTCAGCGCCGTGCTCCGCCTCTTTGTGGACCACCTGACCCACAAGACCCCCGACTGGCTGGGCTACATGCGCTTCCTCATCATCCCGCTGG GTGCACACCCCGTGTCCAAGTATCTGGGCGCCATGGACTACCGATACAACGCTTTGTTCCAGGACGCCGCCTGGAAGGACCTCTTTCACAAACCTGAAGCTCCTGTCGTCG TCCAGGAAAGTCCAGACGTGGTTTCTCGGGTGACGCAGTACATGCTGGGCGCCAACGGAGCCCACCAGCTTCCCATCGCCGAAGCCATGCTCACGTACAAACAAAAAAG CCCCGACGAGGACTCGTGTCAGAAATTCATCCCGTTTGTTGGC ATGGTTAAAGTGGGAATAGTTGAGCAAACATCAGCAACTGCAG GCGACTCGGATGACGCGGCGCCCGCCGGCTCCTCGCTCCTGCTCGCCTCCCCGCCTCAAGTGCCGCCGACGCTCAAAGAGGTGTCGCCCACCCCGCCCTCCTCGCCGTCCGTCAACACGAGTTTCTGCCTGTACAG CCCCGGGGGTCAGGCGGAGCTGATGGGTCTTCAGGTGGACTACTGGGTGGCGGACAGAAAGAAAGACTTGGAGAAGCGCGACTCCTCCTCAATCTCCGCCGCTAAGAATACGCTCAAGTGCAATTTCCGCTCGCTGCAGGTCAGCCGGCTGCCCGCGGGGGGCGCCGAGCCCGGCACCCTACCCGCCATGTCCATGACGGTGGTGACCAAGGAGAAGAACAAGAAAG TGATGTTCCTACCAAAGAAGAGCAAAGACAAGGAGGTGGAGTCCAAGAGTCAGGTGATCGACGGCATCAGTCGTCTCATCTGCACCGCCAAGCACCAGCACAACATGTTGACAG TGTCGATCGACGGCGTGGAGTGGAACGACGTCAAGTTTTTCCAGCTGGCGGCGCAgtggtcgtcacacgtcaaacaTTTCCCCATCGCCGTCTTCGGCCACGCCAAAGGCCCCTACTAA